The sequence below is a genomic window from Sorangiineae bacterium MSr12523.
AAGCTTGCGCTCAGCAGCGCCAGAGTCACAACCGTTTTCCAAGCTGTCATGGGCGCGATCTTTGTGCGAAAAGATCCAGCGGCCAACTTTTTGCTCTTCCCAAGGAGCTCCCATGAACGTGAACGTGTTGCTCGAGCCCGCTGTCGACCTTCCTCGGCTCCAGAAAATCCTGGACGAGCTGGGACACCTCGGCCGGGTCGACACCATACGCGGATGGGACAAAAAGACGCAGGCGCAGCTTTACGAGGCGGCGCGCGGCTTTCGGCTGATCACGTTGGACGACTTCGTTCCATCGTCCATGGAGCCGTTGCACGAAGTCATCCACCACGGAAAAAACACGCTGCCGAGCTTTTCTCATTTCCAGAAGCGCTTCTGTAAACCCGAGGGCGATGCGAAAGAGCTGATCGGTTACAACCATCAGCAGATGCAGTGGGCCACCGGGCCGGGGTACTTCGTGGTGCATCCTTCGGAGACGGAGGGCGAGGTCGACATCGACTACCTCCGCGTTCCGGCGACCAAGCCCGCCGCGTGGCCGCCGATCAAGGACAACGACCATGGCTTCGGCCGCCTCGTCTACGGCGGCATGGTCGACGTCATGCGCGGCGTCTCGCAACACGTATCCGTCGGCCGCGCGAGGAAGAACGGCAAATTCATCGACGCGTGGTTCGTCCTTTGCCGGGAAGATCCCACGACGAACTGAATGTCTTACGAGCTTTCTCTCCTGCCGCGCATCGCGGAAGTTCCGCGTGAAGAATGGGACGCTCTCGTGGGGCCCGACGATTCCCCCTTCGTCGAATGGACGTGGCTCGAGGCCCTCGAGCGCACCCGTTGCGTGGGACCCGGGACGGGCTGGGCCCCCTGCCATGTGACCTTGCGCGACGATGCCGGGGTGCTCGTCGCCGCCGCCCCCGCGTACCTCAAGTCGAACAGCGAGGGCGAGTTCGTCTTCGATTACCAATGGGCCGATGTCGCCGAGCGCATCGGCCAGTCGTACTACCCGAAGATCGTGGTCGCCGTTCCCTTCACGCCCGCGACCGGCGCGCGCGTGCTCATGCGCCCCGATGCACCGCGCGGCACGTTCACGGCGGCCATCGGCCAAGCGTTGCGCGACATCGCACCGCGCGTGGACGCGTCGAGCGTGCACGTGCTCTTTCCCACCGCCGAGCAAGCTCAGGATTTCGACCCCGCCGGCTACGTGGAGCGCTACGGCGTGCAATTTCACTGGCGCAACCGCGGGTACGGCACCTTCGAGGACTTCCTGCGCGATCTCCCTTCGAAAAAGCGAACGCAGCTCCGGCGCGAGATGCGCCAGCCGGAACGCGACGGCGTCACCATCGAGACGCTCGGCCCCGATGCGTACACGCCCGACACCGTCCGCGAGATGTTCGGCCTCTATTTATCCACGGTGGAAAAGTTCTATTGGGGCCGGCAATATCTCAATTTGGAATTCTTCGAGAAGGTCGTTGCCGATTTTCGCCATCGCCTATCCTGGGTCGTTGCACGCGACGCGAACGGCGAAATCATCGCGGGTGCATTCAACGTCAAAAAAGGCAAACGCCTCTATGGCCGTTATTGGGGAACCAAGACGGACCTGCCCTTTTTGCACTTCAACGTCTGCTACTACCACGGCATCCGCCAATGCATCGACGAGGGCCTGGAGGTCTTCGAACCCGGCGCGGGGGGTGAACACAAACGCGTCCGCGGTTTCGAGCCGACCTTGACGCACTCCGTCCACTGGCTCGTCGACGATCGCCTGCGGCGCATCATCGCATCCCATCTGGTCCGCGAGCGCGCAGCGGTGAAACATCATATGGAGAGTGACGTATGACCTTCATGGCCGATTCCGCTCGCCCGAGCTATACCGATTCGCGCATGAATTTTACGCACGTCGTCCCCAGCGCCGCTCTGCTCTTGTCTGGCTTCTTGGCAGCTCTTCCCGCGTGTTCTTCCGATTCGTCCTCGCCGCCCCCGAACGATGGCGGCGGCGTGGTCACCTGCCAGAACGATCCGCGGGTGATGGCTTACCAGCCGAACCTCACGCTGGAGTCGGGCAGCAAGTCCTTCAAAGCCACACTCGTCTCCGCCGATCCCGCGCCGCCCGTGGTCAGCAGCGGCAACACGTGGATGTTGAAGCTCGTCGACGGCAGCGGCGCCCCCATCACGGGCGCGGACATCGAGGTCGTTCCCTACATGCCCGACCACGGCCACAACCCGCCCACCAAAGTGCTCATTGCCAAAAAGGACAATGGCACCTACGAGCTGTCGAAGATCAATTTCTTCATGCCCGGCGTGTGGTGGGTCACCATCAACGTGACCTTGTCGGGCGCCGCCGACTCCGTGCGCTTCGCATTCTGCTTGCCAGGCTAAGAAGAAATAAACCGCCAAGACGCCAAGAACGCCAAAAGAACGGATTCAAAAAACTATTTTTTCTTGGCGGTCTTGGCGCCTTGGCGGTTCGCCCCCCCCTCTTCAGGGCGAGCAGCGCGTCCGCTCGGGGGCGGGCGTCACTTGGGACTTGAGGTTCAAGTTCGTTTCCGTGATGCACCGAAATTCTTGTCCGTTCTCGAAGAACCGTTCCGTGGCGGTCGCCGGCGTCCATGTCAGCATGGTGCCCACGTCCAACGTGGGAATCGCGTTGATCACGGCAGGATCGAGATCGCCTGACCCCACCAACGAGTCGAGCACGTCTCGGTCCATGGCCCGCATGCGGATGCGCAGGGTGATGCGATCCACCGGGCCCGGGAACAACTTGCCATCGTCGTGAGGGTACTTGCGAAGGATGTGCGACTTGTAGAAACGCTCGTCCTGGGGATTGCTGGTCACCTTCGCGGGAATCGCGTTTCCTTCGTAGGACTTCGCCTCCCAGAACATATGCACTTCTTTCGCGCCCGGATCCGGGCCGTCGAACATGCAATCGCGAATCAGCCAATAGTTGGACGGATCCGTATCGGGATTCTTCGTGGCCGCCACACCATCGGGCACGACGCCGCTTTCGAAGACCTTCTTGTCGCCCGAATAGCCAATGACCTCGGCCCAGAGGCGGCGATCCTGCACGGAGCCGCTGGGGAAGCCGTGGCCTGCGCGCACGTTGTCGAGGATGACGCGCACCAGCGTCTTTTCGCCACCTTGGACGGCGACCGGGGTGGCGCAAAGTGCACTCTGAATCGACGAGTCCAGGAACTCCTGGACCTTCTTGCGCTGCACGTCCTTCTGCGGGAATGGCGTCAGGGCGAGGTCCACCCCGGGCAGCGAGTGCTCGTGCGTGTGCCGCGAAAATACGCCGGGCGAATTCTGCGCGATGGGCTCCAGATTGATGCTCTGGCTCATGTGGCACTGGTTGCACGTGTTTCCACTGGGCACGTGCGCGAACACCGAGGCCTGCCACTCCTCGAAGGTGCGCTCGATCTTCGTGCCGTGCCCGTTCTCGATGTCGTGGCACGAGCCGCAAAGGTTCGCCGACTCGATGCGGTCGCCATCGTGCAGCGCCGAGTACCCAGCGCGATGGGCCGAGTTTTTCACCGGATCGGAATAGGAGCCGCGCATCACCATGTCGTTCGACAAGGACAGCTGCGCATTGTGCAGGCCCTCGATCTTGTCGATGCTATGGCAGAAAAAGCAGGTGACGCCCTTGAGGGTCTGCGGCACCGAATCGAGATTGAGGCCGTCCTTGGTCGCCTTCTCGTGCAGCGCCATGGGTGCATGGCACTTGACGCAAAAATCGCCGAGCTGCCCGTTGGTTTCACGCTGCCCGCGCGCATTCATCGCACGGAACACCGGATCGTCGGAGGCGTAGGCGTGCATGCTCCCCGACCATTGGTCGTAATGATTGACGTGGCACTGCTTGCACGAAGCCGGATCGAGCAAGGCCGCGCGATCGAGCGATGGCGGCGGACCGTCGTCACCGCCGCTGCTGCTGCTCGAGCAACTCGCGACCACGGGCGGCACGACGAGAACCCCCAAGATGGCCCATTTCAGCGAGATGCTTCTCATCGGGCGGCTCCGTTCGCAATCCATCGTTCGATGGCACACCGCTCGGCCGCGGGCAAGCCCGAGCTGCTCGGGGGCATGCGCACGCTGGGCTCGGTGGATTCGAGCTTCTCCACCAGAAGGCTGCACGCGGGATCGCGTGGAATCACGCGCTTTCGTCCGGCCGCACCGGGAGCCGTACCGAGGAGCTGCGCATACGCCGTATCGGCGTCCTCGAAGACCAGACCTCCCTTGGCCGCATCGGACGTGTGGCACGTACCCACGCCCGAGGCGCACGTCTTCTTGAAGGTCTTCTCGAACAGCGTGGGATAATCCGGTGGATCGTAGAGCGGCGTGCAATCGAGCTTGAGCCCCTGCACACACGACGGCCCGGCGGGAGAATCGTCCCCGCCGGAACACGCAACGACCACCACCGCCAACGACGCGGCCAACGCGACAAACGCACCAGCGAAAGAAAAACGAAGCACGAAGATACTAGATACCGAAAGACCAGTTGGCCGTCACGGTGTGGATGACGGGAGTGTCCAGCTTGTTACGTGCCTGGTCGTATTCCAGACGGGTGCCCGTGCCCCCGGTGATGCGGTACTCCAACTTCAACGCGCTCCAGGTGCTCGTGTCGATGCGCGTTCCGACCGTGCCCTCGACCACGTCCAAGGTGACGGTGGGCGGATTGGGCGACGTCGGAGCCGGAATGTAGAACGCATCGGCCTGATCGACGTTCTTCTTCGAGTAGGTGTACTCGCCCTTGATGTAGGGCGTCACGCGGCCGATCGTATAACCAATCATCGCAAACGCCGCATAGGTTCGCCACTTGGCGCCGGCAAGGCCCGAGGAGAGCGCACCTGACGAAACGCGGTGCTCGATCACGTAGCCCTCCGTGATGAGCGTGAAGGGCAAGCTCGGATACGCGATGTACGCGTTGCCGATGAACTCGTCCATCGGCGTATCGGGAAGTCCGGGGCGCACCGTCGAAGGTTCGGCACGGATCCGCGAATACACACCGGAGACGCCGAGCCGCAGATCCTTCAGGCCGAGGCCCGCCAGCTCCGCCTTGAAATGCCCCGCATTGACCGGCGTGAACGCGGTGCCGTGCGCATTGTGGCTCGCGCCATTCTCCGGAAGCGGGTCGCGTGAACTCCCCACGGAGCCGACGAGCGCGACGTTCGCGCTGCCAACGGGGATGTTTAGCCCCGCCTGGGCGCCGATCCAGTGCGTGGGAACGAGGCCGCCGTGAAGCAGAATGACGCGCGGACGCTCGATGGAGAGCTGCAGCCACTTGCCGTGGTGGTATGCCACGTTCCAGTAGCCGAGGTCCGTGTGGAAACGGCCGGCCTCGACGAAGAACTCCTTCACCGGCTTCCATCGGAGGTGAAGACGCTCGAGCTCCGCCAGCGGCGTGTTCTGGTCGTATTGAAAGGTCACCTCGGTGGTGGCGAGGATCTTTCCGTCGAGCTCCCCGTTGAAAAGCATGTCGAAGACGCCGACGGCAAAGGCGGCATCCGGCCTGACGTTGCCTTCGGCACGGTTCGCAACACCGAACGACATGTCGCCGAACAGGTTCAACGCGAACCTCGGCTTCGCCGTACCAATGTGAATCTCCTGCAGGCTTCCCTCGGCGAACTGCTGCATGTCCGCCGTACGCGAGGAGTGGAAGGTCATCGAGAGATCGTCGCCCTCGTCCCCGGGCGGCGCCGTGCCGGCCGACGGTGCGGCCGACGGCGTCGTGGGGGCCGCGGTCCCCGTTGCCGGCGTGGTCGCGGTAGGTCCAGACGGGGTAGGAGCTGCAGGAGCCGGCTGCGCGGCCGAGTCCTCCTGTTTGCCGTTGGTCGGATGCTCCGGGACACTTCCCCGAGGTGACGACTGCGCAAACGCCGTCGCCGAATGAATGCCGATTGCACCTAGGACAGCCAAGAAGACGAGCGAACGCTTTTGCGGCATGTTTCTCTATTAGTCCAATACGTAAAAAGATTACTAGATAACAATCGAGCGAGATCTCGACGTTCGATTTCGAGTCACTTCATCTCGTTCTTCGGAACGGTATGGTTCACGGCCGGCACCTGGCGAAGGGCGGCAATGATGGCTTTCTTGTCGTCCACCGTCATCTTTTGAATCTGCGCCCAGGGCATCTCGTAGAGGGGGCGGCCGTCTTTGGAAATCCCTTGATCGAACGCCTTCATCAAGTCGTCGTCCGAATGACGACCGATGCCGGTCGCCGGATCCGCCGTCAAGTTCGGCGCATACACTTTGCTTCCATTCTCGAGATCGAAGCCCATGCCGCCGGCCAAGTAGTGTCCCGCCACGGGCTGGTGGTGATCGTCGAACGTGTTGTGACACGTCTCGCATTGCGCCACCTTCAATAGCCATTTTCCACGCTCCACACCCGCAGCGGGGGCCGGAGGCGGCGACTTTTCGACGGGCGACGGCAGCAGGCGAACGATCACCGACAATGGGAACTCCAACTCCGACTTGCAGGGGTCGTTCTTGATCGGCGGGATGGTCCGCAGATAGGCCACGACGGCCAGGGCATCCGCGTCGGACATCGTCTCCCTCCACGAATCGTACGGCATCAGTGGGGCGAGCGCATTGCCATGCTTGCCGATGCCCTCGCGCGTGGCACGCACGATCTCGCCATCGGTCATGTTGCCGATGCCCGTTTCTTTGTCGGGCGTGATGTTGGACGCGCAGATCTTCCCCATCCCCTTGATGTTGGCCATGAAGCGCCCCTTGCCGAGGGCGGCTTCGACGGGGACGTCACCCGGCGTATTCGGTACGATTTCGCTGTGACACGTCGTGCACTGAAAGACGTACCGCGCGAGGTATTTACCGTGCTCGATGGAGGCGGGATCCGTCGGAGCGTGCATCTCGGCGGCGGGACGCACCTTCGGCGACAGGGCGTAAACCTTCACCACGAGGCCCCCGATTCCCACGAGAAGAAGGCCGCCAACGACACCGAGAATGCCTTTTACAATCTTCCTCATTAGAGTTCCTCTCGTCGCAGTGCTAACCCTTCACTGCAGCTCCGGTTGCTCAACCCGCAAAGATGCAGGCTCATCCTATCGTTGCTAAATCGAATGCGCAAACTTCCACTTGTCGCTGGCTCGCTTCCCCCTCTCGTCTTGCTCGCTGGTCTCGTTGTTTCGTCGACGGCACTGGCCAACGGGCGGTACCCGTACGGCAACCAACTCGTCGTCGCCCCGAACAATCCGGACGTGATTTACGTTCGCACGACATTCGGGATCCTTCTTTCGGAGGACCACGGCAGAATCTTCCGTTGGATCTGTGAACCGCTCATCGGATTTACCAACGGACTCGATCCCGGCATAGGGGTATTCGACGACGGGGCCATGGCGGTTGCCGGTTACTACGGATTAGCGATCAGCCACGACAACTCGTGTTCGTACCCTTTCGTGGGGGGTGGGCTGGACAAGCAATATGTCATGGACATTGCCGTCGATGACAAGAATCCGAAAGGTGGCGTCGTCGTCACCGCCACGGCAAACGGCAGTCAGAAGCACGTTCAAGTA
It includes:
- a CDS encoding cytochrome c family protein → MRSISLKWAILGVLVVPPVVASCSSSSSGGDDGPPPSLDRAALLDPASCKQCHVNHYDQWSGSMHAYASDDPVFRAMNARGQRETNGQLGDFCVKCHAPMALHEKATKDGLNLDSVPQTLKGVTCFFCHSIDKIEGLHNAQLSLSNDMVMRGSYSDPVKNSAHRAGYSALHDGDRIESANLCGSCHDIENGHGTKIERTFEEWQASVFAHVPSGNTCNQCHMSQSINLEPIAQNSPGVFSRHTHEHSLPGVDLALTPFPQKDVQRKKVQEFLDSSIQSALCATPVAVQGGEKTLVRVILDNVRAGHGFPSGSVQDRRLWAEVIGYSGDKKVFESGVVPDGVAATKNPDTDPSNYWLIRDCMFDGPDPGAKEVHMFWEAKSYEGNAIPAKVTSNPQDERFYKSHILRKYPHDDGKLFPGPVDRITLRIRMRAMDRDVLDSLVGSGDLDPAVINAIPTLDVGTMLTWTPATATERFFENGQEFRCITETNLNLKSQVTPAPERTRCSP
- a CDS encoding GNAT family N-acetyltransferase — encoded protein: MSYELSLLPRIAEVPREEWDALVGPDDSPFVEWTWLEALERTRCVGPGTGWAPCHVTLRDDAGVLVAAAPAYLKSNSEGEFVFDYQWADVAERIGQSYYPKIVVAVPFTPATGARVLMRPDAPRGTFTAAIGQALRDIAPRVDASSVHVLFPTAEQAQDFDPAGYVERYGVQFHWRNRGYGTFEDFLRDLPSKKRTQLRREMRQPERDGVTIETLGPDAYTPDTVREMFGLYLSTVEKFYWGRQYLNLEFFEKVVADFRHRLSWVVARDANGEIIAGAFNVKKGKRLYGRYWGTKTDLPFLHFNVCYYHGIRQCIDEGLEVFEPGAGGEHKRVRGFEPTLTHSVHWLVDDRLRRIIASHLVRERAAVKHHMESDV
- a CDS encoding FixH family protein, giving the protein MTFMADSARPSYTDSRMNFTHVVPSAALLLSGFLAALPACSSDSSSPPPNDGGGVVTCQNDPRVMAYQPNLTLESGSKSFKATLVSADPAPPVVSSGNTWMLKLVDGSGAPITGADIEVVPYMPDHGHNPPTKVLIAKKDNGTYELSKINFFMPGVWWVTINVTLSGAADSVRFAFCLPG